One genomic segment of Bdellovibrio bacteriovorus includes these proteins:
- a CDS encoding YceI family protein encodes MKFLATLFLTTSLSCAAFAQSVTVDVILNPMGDFKAKTGSVKGQATVKGDEVSAENIIVDLRTLKTGVELRDKHTQKHLDTKAFPEAVLVSATGKGGKGKGKIKIKGVEKDVEGTYKVEGKTLKANFKLTLSDFGISDINYMGVGVEDEVTLHVAVPVK; translated from the coding sequence ATGAAGTTTTTAGCAACTTTGTTTTTAACAACAAGTTTATCATGCGCAGCTTTTGCTCAAAGTGTCACTGTAGATGTGATTCTAAATCCGATGGGGGATTTCAAAGCGAAGACTGGCTCTGTGAAAGGCCAAGCGACGGTGAAAGGTGACGAAGTTTCCGCGGAAAATATCATCGTGGATCTTCGCACGCTAAAAACCGGTGTTGAGCTTCGTGACAAGCACACGCAAAAGCACCTGGACACAAAAGCTTTCCCAGAAGCTGTTCTAGTGTCCGCAACGGGTAAAGGTGGTAAGGGTAAAGGCAAAATCAAAATCAAGGGCGTAGAAAAAGACGTTGAAGGCACATACAAAGTGGAAGGCAAAACTTTGAAAGCGAATTTCAAACTGACTTTGTCTGACTTTGGAATCAGTGACATCAACTACATGGGTGTTGGCGTTGAAGATGAAGTGACTCTTCATGTTGCTGTTCCTGTGAAATAG
- a CDS encoding PilZ domain-containing protein yields METKATTLERPRTVQMAAAVLILTPVLDILMYQRTGTQIFSWVGWLLIFGAGVSLMIRHKSSWLLGIVLCALFVLNTGYGLIRDMEHVDPLISTAKLLDCLLVLFIVGTVSYFFRYPYLDRRQNWFAPTGERFSIATPVILNGTETQTLDLSYTGARIAVPNAASYKAGDRLSVQFTDINDIQCSAKVIDVKADHVRVHFEGTSASDKEMLRQWLNSQNLQKV; encoded by the coding sequence ATGGAAACAAAAGCAACCACCTTAGAACGTCCTCGAACAGTGCAGATGGCCGCTGCCGTCTTGATTCTCACACCCGTGTTGGACATCCTCATGTATCAGCGAACTGGAACTCAGATTTTTAGTTGGGTGGGGTGGTTGTTGATCTTCGGTGCTGGCGTCAGTTTGATGATTCGTCACAAATCCTCGTGGCTTTTAGGGATCGTTCTTTGCGCTCTTTTCGTCTTAAACACGGGCTATGGCCTGATTCGTGACATGGAGCATGTGGACCCTTTGATCAGCACAGCGAAGCTTCTAGATTGTCTGCTGGTTCTTTTTATTGTGGGCACAGTTTCTTATTTCTTCCGCTATCCTTACTTGGATCGCCGCCAAAATTGGTTTGCCCCGACGGGAGAGCGTTTTTCTATCGCGACGCCTGTTATATTGAACGGGACAGAGACTCAGACCTTGGATCTTTCTTACACGGGCGCGCGTATTGCCGTGCCCAATGCGGCTTCCTATAAGGCGGGCGATAGGCTTTCTGTGCAATTCACCGATATCAACGACATTCAATGCTCTGCAAAAGTCATTGATGTGAAGGCCGACCATGTCCGCGTTCACTTCGAAGGTACTTCGGCTTCAGATAAAGAGATGCTTCGCCAGTGGTTAAACAGTCAAAATTTACAGAAAGTTTAG
- a CDS encoding c-type cytochrome has product MKRSIIAVGAMTGLVVAFQNCSDFALQDQVIYEQGIFELDSKTIPALLDSESLNAWSKPGNPNFVNDGMWMADQWSLIVAADRAATGKIITVSSGLANEESYINIASGKIRAVRTSTGGAGTWSEYLETNVPASGDKMVLAATFGAKAGGISLMVNGILQTATLQKSTIPPGDFSMVAKSVQAAPVGGQVYEYMVFGGDSYYKEGKLTDQQLNVMSRYIANNNMIANVLWDPSLTAPSSDGDEVNPKFVIAKAIYDAKCISCHKSGGNSPNLVNLSESKALSNGWVVKGNPQGSTLYNVLKGSSGGGAKSMPSGGSISAAEVQAIADWINSIK; this is encoded by the coding sequence ATGAAAAGAAGTATTATTGCAGTGGGAGCTATGACCGGTTTGGTTGTGGCATTTCAAAATTGCAGTGACTTTGCTTTGCAGGATCAAGTGATCTATGAACAAGGTATCTTTGAACTTGATTCAAAAACAATCCCGGCTCTTTTGGATTCGGAATCTTTGAATGCCTGGTCTAAGCCGGGTAATCCCAATTTCGTGAATGATGGAATGTGGATGGCAGATCAGTGGTCCTTAATTGTGGCCGCAGATAGAGCTGCCACGGGAAAGATCATCACTGTTTCTTCGGGCTTAGCCAATGAAGAAAGTTATATAAACATTGCTAGCGGAAAAATCCGCGCCGTTCGCACAAGTACTGGAGGTGCGGGCACTTGGAGTGAATATCTTGAAACGAATGTTCCAGCTAGTGGCGATAAAATGGTACTGGCGGCGACGTTTGGTGCTAAAGCCGGCGGAATTTCTTTAATGGTGAATGGAATTTTGCAGACAGCGACTTTACAGAAATCCACGATACCTCCTGGCGACTTCTCGATGGTAGCTAAAAGTGTGCAGGCTGCTCCCGTGGGCGGGCAAGTTTATGAATACATGGTCTTTGGTGGAGATAGCTACTACAAAGAGGGTAAACTCACAGATCAACAGCTCAACGTCATGTCTCGCTATATTGCCAACAATAATATGATTGCAAATGTGCTCTGGGATCCAAGTTTGACAGCGCCGAGTTCGGACGGGGATGAAGTGAATCCTAAGTTTGTTATTGCGAAGGCAATCTATGATGCGAAATGTATCAGCTGTCACAAATCGGGAGGCAACTCTCCGAATCTTGTGAATCTCTCTGAAAGCAAAGCGCTATCGAACGGGTGGGTGGTCAAAGGAAATCCTCAAGGATCTACTTTGTACAATGTACTTAAAGGATCTTCAGGCGGCGGGGCGAAAAGTATGCCTTCAGGCGGAAGTATTTCTGCGGCGGAAGTGCAGGCGATCGCTGACTGGATCAATAGCATTAAATAA
- the pepN gene encoding aminopeptidase N, with protein sequence MKQEKIYLKDYKGPAFSVDSINLDFVINEDFCRVVAKSKMNRTEDGAELRLNGVELKLVSVKIDGTPLKTDQYQITEEELIIPSTPKKFELEIETELQPQHNTSLEGLYKSNGIFCTQCEAQGFRKITYFLDRPDVMTSYSVTIEADKKKYPVLLSNGDRIKIEDLGNGRHKAFWRDPHKKPCYLFALVAGDLGVIRDTFTTSSGRKVNLEVYAVHGKQERCWHAMESLKKSMKWDEETFGLEYDLNDYMIVAIDDFNAGAMENKGLNIFNSRLVLADSNSATDVDFHSIESVVAHEYFHNWTGNRVTLRDWFQLSLKEGLTVFRDQEFSADMTDRGVQRIEDVDALRTGQFAEDAGPNSHPVRPESCMAVDNFFTMTIYEKGSEVIRMMQTIVGRKGFRKGMDEYFKRHDGQAVTTEDFAAAIAEPNGKDFTQFKRWYHQSGTPVVHVTEAYDQAKGEYTLSLEQTCPPTPNQPHKEPFHIPLMMGLLDKNGKELALNCDKIQVNTDGKNLIELKERKETFVFKGLKERPVLSFLREFSAPINLRWEAGEDDLYFLMEKDTDSFNRREMAQKLGLNLLHNLIARHREGKPLNIDNRYLKAISATIRDADMDPSFKAKMLQIPSHAILAQEEEVLDSEAFHNARITLRSAIARENRTQLLDIYHKYHGVEPKSHDPKVFGHRALKNQALHYLAELHDLEILAIANKQYWEAQNMTDRMTALMILADTESEFRDKALSDFYNNWKNDSVVINKWFTAQATTTRKQTLEDVKALTKHPAFNITNPNNVYSLLRAFGANIVRFNDPKTDAYEFYADKILEIDAKNPQVAARLCAAFNFVKKLDPVMKEKAIKQIKRMVAVESLSKNSRELLQSSI encoded by the coding sequence ATGAAACAAGAAAAAATTTATCTTAAAGACTATAAAGGACCCGCTTTTTCTGTGGATTCAATAAACCTCGACTTCGTCATCAACGAAGACTTTTGTCGAGTTGTCGCAAAAAGTAAGATGAATAGAACCGAAGACGGCGCAGAGCTGCGTTTAAACGGCGTTGAGCTGAAACTAGTTTCCGTAAAAATTGACGGAACACCTCTTAAAACCGATCAATACCAAATCACTGAAGAAGAACTGATCATCCCTTCAACTCCGAAAAAATTTGAACTTGAAATTGAGACTGAGTTGCAACCACAGCACAACACGTCTTTGGAAGGCCTCTATAAATCCAACGGCATTTTCTGTACTCAGTGTGAAGCCCAAGGCTTTAGAAAAATCACTTACTTCTTAGACCGTCCGGATGTCATGACTTCTTATTCTGTGACGATTGAAGCCGACAAAAAGAAATACCCTGTCCTACTTTCAAACGGTGATCGCATCAAAATTGAAGACTTAGGAAACGGTCGTCACAAAGCTTTCTGGCGTGATCCACATAAAAAGCCTTGTTACTTGTTTGCTTTAGTCGCTGGAGATCTGGGTGTTATTCGTGACACCTTCACGACTTCTTCCGGTCGCAAAGTGAATTTAGAAGTCTATGCCGTGCATGGAAAGCAAGAGCGCTGCTGGCATGCGATGGAGTCTTTGAAAAAATCCATGAAATGGGATGAAGAGACTTTCGGGCTTGAATACGATCTTAATGACTACATGATCGTCGCGATTGATGATTTCAATGCGGGTGCGATGGAAAATAAAGGTCTTAATATCTTCAACTCTCGCTTAGTTCTTGCCGATTCCAATTCAGCAACAGACGTGGATTTCCACAGCATCGAGTCGGTTGTGGCCCATGAATACTTCCACAACTGGACAGGCAATCGTGTTACTTTGCGTGATTGGTTCCAACTTTCTTTAAAAGAAGGTTTGACGGTTTTCCGTGACCAAGAGTTTTCCGCCGATATGACAGATCGTGGAGTGCAAAGAATTGAAGACGTCGATGCTCTTCGCACAGGCCAATTCGCCGAAGATGCAGGACCTAACTCTCACCCGGTTCGTCCGGAATCCTGCATGGCCGTTGATAACTTCTTTACCATGACGATCTATGAAAAAGGATCTGAAGTGATCCGCATGATGCAAACGATTGTGGGACGAAAAGGTTTCCGCAAAGGCATGGATGAATACTTCAAACGTCACGATGGCCAAGCCGTAACGACTGAAGATTTCGCCGCCGCGATCGCCGAACCGAACGGCAAAGACTTCACACAGTTTAAGCGTTGGTACCATCAATCTGGAACTCCTGTAGTTCACGTGACAGAAGCTTATGACCAAGCTAAAGGCGAATACACTCTGTCATTGGAACAAACTTGCCCGCCAACACCAAATCAACCGCATAAAGAACCCTTCCACATTCCATTGATGATGGGTCTACTAGACAAGAACGGAAAAGAACTTGCTTTGAATTGCGATAAAATCCAGGTCAACACGGATGGAAAAAATCTAATTGAACTGAAAGAGCGCAAAGAGACTTTCGTATTTAAAGGTCTTAAAGAGCGTCCCGTACTTTCATTCCTTCGTGAATTCTCGGCACCTATTAATTTGCGTTGGGAAGCTGGTGAAGATGATTTGTACTTCCTTATGGAAAAAGACACGGACTCTTTCAACCGTCGCGAGATGGCTCAAAAACTGGGTTTAAATCTTCTGCACAACTTGATTGCGCGTCACCGCGAAGGAAAGCCTTTAAATATCGACAATCGTTACTTGAAGGCGATCAGCGCGACGATTCGCGATGCGGATATGGATCCTAGCTTCAAAGCTAAGATGCTTCAGATTCCAAGTCATGCCATCTTGGCGCAAGAAGAAGAAGTCTTAGATTCAGAAGCATTCCATAATGCACGCATCACTTTGCGATCTGCGATTGCTCGAGAGAACCGCACACAGCTTTTGGATATTTATCACAAGTATCATGGTGTTGAGCCGAAAAGCCACGACCCGAAAGTTTTCGGTCATCGTGCTTTGAAAAATCAAGCCCTGCACTACTTGGCTGAGCTTCACGATCTAGAAATTTTAGCGATTGCGAATAAGCAGTACTGGGAAGCACAAAACATGACCGACCGTATGACGGCGTTGATGATTCTGGCGGATACCGAGTCTGAATTCCGCGATAAGGCTTTAAGTGACTTCTATAACAACTGGAAAAACGATTCGGTTGTTATCAATAAGTGGTTCACAGCCCAAGCAACGACGACACGCAAGCAAACTTTGGAAGATGTGAAGGCTTTAACGAAACATCCGGCTTTCAACATCACAAATCCAAATAATGTGTATTCGCTTCTAAGAGCTTTCGGTGCGAACATTGTTCGCTTCAATGACCCGAAAACAGATGCTTACGAATTCTACGCAGATAAGATTCTTGAAATCGACGCGAAGAATCCACAAGTGGCGGCTCGCTTGTGTGCGGCTTTCAACTTTGTGAAAAAGTTAGATCCTGTGATGAAAGAAAAAGCGATCAAACAAATCAAACGTATGGTCGCGGTAGAAAGTCTGTCAAAGAACTCTCGCGAGCTTTTACAGTCTTCCATCTAA
- a CDS encoding BNR-4 repeat-containing protein encodes MKKLVCAALALTAMVVSFKLLRPSSSIEGSGSFSSLNKNKYAPLKLPAFPKTGLNQFNSPAEVANFLESYHERKVFAWEPGYPIYIPAFDSFNRPYFRSHERSQTAPLASGFKKYQHGVWMDLPFDISAVKKHFPNSTVDEIASMNRQDLIWDPKMAVFDKDDILYSVVRIKTKDSANKHYVLMYSKDHGTTWKSQVLLSSSTLPEWYDLERPYTSKPLPGPPAFLYFQASGKVSGYESGFEYWQGTVGTLTLQTTSFDKNGELVADTPLTLSTTAQPIGYRSGSAVKLLRSGDKYFVVWLEATLDHKLERNQRGRPTNTVPDKNGNPYSGIWVAEYDIKSGLIRKKEILKTWPLNDNHNQPGIVRSSQGILHVIGGSHGGHFTYTSSTKADSIDTWSAPQFVNTTDSGYSANFNIPGVPGGSQTYVSFIIDSKDKLHVAYRLWAYDKSLFDFEYFGALAYQTAELASESNLYKWSAPKILVYPNAQEYTHFYQVMTIDRRDHLYLEYSQMRPYAPYYFKTPSGEAINTSAMQNSALLKTSDGGHSWHLVEDEDFR; translated from the coding sequence ATGAAAAAACTGGTTTGTGCAGCGCTTGCTCTGACAGCGATGGTGGTTTCTTTTAAACTGCTTCGTCCCAGTTCGTCCATTGAAGGTTCGGGCTCTTTTTCCTCTTTGAATAAAAACAAATATGCGCCCTTAAAACTTCCCGCTTTTCCTAAGACTGGATTGAATCAATTCAATTCTCCCGCGGAAGTCGCGAACTTTTTAGAAAGTTATCACGAGCGCAAAGTTTTTGCCTGGGAGCCCGGTTATCCCATTTACATCCCCGCCTTCGACAGTTTCAATCGACCTTATTTTCGAAGTCACGAACGCAGCCAGACAGCACCTCTTGCCAGCGGATTTAAAAAATATCAACACGGTGTTTGGATGGATCTGCCCTTTGATATTTCCGCAGTGAAAAAACATTTTCCGAACTCCACCGTGGATGAGATCGCTTCCATGAACCGACAAGATCTGATCTGGGACCCGAAGATGGCGGTCTTTGATAAAGACGACATTCTTTACAGCGTCGTACGTATCAAAACAAAAGACTCGGCGAATAAACACTATGTTTTGATGTACTCGAAGGATCACGGGACCACTTGGAAAAGTCAGGTCCTTCTAAGTTCTTCAACCCTGCCGGAATGGTATGACCTTGAAAGACCTTACACTTCAAAACCTCTGCCGGGTCCGCCTGCTTTCTTGTACTTTCAAGCTAGTGGCAAAGTCTCTGGCTACGAAAGCGGATTTGAGTACTGGCAAGGAACTGTCGGGACCTTGACGCTCCAAACAACTTCATTTGACAAAAATGGAGAGCTGGTCGCTGACACTCCCCTCACCCTGAGCACCACAGCCCAACCCATTGGCTATCGCAGTGGCAGTGCCGTTAAACTTCTGCGCTCCGGAGATAAATATTTTGTCGTCTGGTTAGAAGCTACCTTGGATCACAAGTTAGAACGAAATCAAAGAGGTCGTCCGACGAATACGGTGCCCGATAAAAATGGCAATCCCTATTCAGGAATTTGGGTTGCCGAGTATGACATCAAATCCGGATTGATCAGGAAAAAAGAAATTCTTAAAACCTGGCCTTTGAATGACAATCACAATCAACCCGGCATTGTGCGCTCAAGCCAAGGGATCTTGCACGTTATTGGCGGATCGCATGGTGGCCACTTCACATATACCTCGTCAACAAAAGCGGACTCCATCGATACTTGGTCTGCCCCCCAATTTGTGAACACGACGGACAGTGGGTATAGCGCGAACTTCAATATTCCTGGTGTTCCCGGCGGCAGCCAAACTTATGTCTCTTTCATCATCGACAGCAAAGACAAGCTTCATGTGGCCTATCGCCTGTGGGCTTACGATAAGTCCCTTTTTGATTTTGAATATTTCGGAGCACTGGCCTACCAAACGGCGGAGCTTGCAAGCGAATCGAATCTTTACAAATGGAGTGCTCCAAAGATTTTGGTCTATCCTAATGCGCAAGAGTACACACACTTTTATCAGGTAATGACTATTGATCGTCGCGATCATCTTTACTTAGAGTACAGTCAGATGCGCCCCTATGCGCCTTACTATTTTAAGACTCCATCCGGAGAGGCCATCAACACCTCGGCCATGCAGAACTCCGCCTTACTGAAAACCAGTGACGGCGGACATTCTTGGCATTTGGTGGAGGATGAGGATTTTCGCTAA
- a CDS encoding outer membrane beta-barrel protein has protein sequence MKIIITALLLSALVSPAYAIRTLSVKKDRVLLDLEGESVQAGEKLGARDGDGKARALLEIKQVKNNRAVAAILKGSMSPDFSIEKLSRGAKSSQTASRAPKSQSAWGLTAGYAMNTMTVKPTGTSSISLSGNSFNLSGFYQMQLDGNISARILGGYESLQASGTSSAASCTGSSDCKVEIGYLGVEALVRYTFLKTKTMEFNAAAGLGFLFAMNKSSNVLDTSKISTNQTIVVSAGMDYHLNRNNFIPVQLDYAMYPDNNTSSAKQIILRAGYGFNF, from the coding sequence ATGAAAATCATCATTACAGCTCTGCTATTATCAGCTCTTGTTTCACCAGCTTATGCGATTCGCACGCTCAGTGTAAAAAAAGACCGCGTTCTTCTAGATCTCGAAGGAGAATCCGTGCAAGCCGGAGAAAAATTGGGAGCCCGTGATGGTGATGGTAAAGCGCGCGCCCTTCTTGAAATCAAACAAGTCAAAAACAACCGAGCTGTGGCCGCGATTCTTAAAGGTTCCATGAGTCCTGACTTTTCCATCGAAAAGCTGTCTCGTGGCGCGAAGTCTTCTCAAACTGCGAGCCGTGCGCCGAAATCTCAATCTGCTTGGGGATTGACTGCGGGTTACGCGATGAACACGATGACCGTGAAACCCACAGGCACATCAAGCATCTCTCTTTCAGGAAATAGCTTTAATCTTTCGGGCTTTTATCAAATGCAGCTCGACGGAAATATCAGCGCCCGCATTTTGGGTGGCTATGAATCCTTGCAAGCTTCCGGAACTTCTTCTGCGGCTTCGTGTACGGGTAGCTCCGACTGTAAGGTCGAAATTGGTTACTTGGGTGTTGAAGCCTTGGTTCGCTATACGTTCTTAAAAACGAAAACTATGGAATTCAACGCCGCCGCAGGTTTAGGATTCCTTTTTGCCATGAATAAAAGCAGTAACGTTCTAGACACTAGCAAAATTTCCACAAATCAAACCATCGTGGTGTCTGCAGGAATGGACTATCATCTTAACCGCAACAATTTTATTCCGGTTCAACTTGATTACGCTATGTACCCGGACAACAACACATCTTCCGCAAAACAAATCATCCTTCGCGCGGGATATGGATTTAACTTTTAG
- a CDS encoding DUF1501 domain-containing protein: MGDENNFSRRGFMAGGAVIGATALIPTPLERLLNVLSTGFIHEAQAEANGTAGARNYINILMAGGPLRYTFDAWMRTNPSDTQLDFNPMVATKYVSSGGRVTGVEYSSFNYNGVLVPHMFSHTVNSSAGQRPLTDLLKHMLVIRGFGTGFDGHPFNATVQQAPVGGVSSVMGLAADYSSKTFEAVEWPNRGAYGNYMSLKGKALNKLTGSPLHSLLEGFGGPQGGRVKGRDLKTRNRDAFDLAQARLRAYAQSDFAGSTVLAKNLSNASDLMKKGIGNIDGYWTAAVNRYRRIIESSMRQSGLVGISDIPLISDQGNFWRVHVADGNRGLTVHPDFDMRSAVSTMTESGGLSEGLALAEYVLKEGLVSSLNIQVGDLNNVTLRDAANGVTMAHTGIKDMHETGAIPAVLLTTAYYRALAAGLLELIDQLKKTKVNNTDLWSETVVQIISEFNRSARANGTGSDHGFNQMVTSVYTGAFSNGPYVVGNISKGGHGGGYTGTQGIGAAIDGYNQAGRPTPTMAASTVAALLRVPKNPYENLAAPLVELSGNSLRVMKTAKIVG, translated from the coding sequence ATGGGGGACGAAAATAATTTTTCACGCAGGGGTTTTATGGCTGGTGGCGCCGTTATCGGTGCGACAGCTTTAATTCCGACTCCGCTTGAGCGTCTGCTGAATGTGTTAAGCACAGGCTTTATTCATGAAGCGCAAGCTGAAGCCAACGGCACAGCGGGAGCTCGCAACTACATCAATATTTTGATGGCAGGCGGACCTCTTCGTTATACTTTTGATGCCTGGATGAGAACCAATCCTTCCGACACTCAATTGGATTTTAATCCGATGGTCGCGACGAAATACGTAAGCTCGGGTGGCAGAGTCACGGGTGTTGAATACAGCTCTTTTAATTATAATGGTGTTTTAGTTCCTCACATGTTTTCTCACACGGTGAATAGCAGTGCCGGCCAACGTCCTTTAACGGATCTTCTAAAACACATGCTGGTGATTCGTGGTTTCGGTACGGGCTTTGACGGCCATCCGTTCAATGCGACTGTTCAGCAAGCACCTGTGGGTGGTGTTTCTTCAGTGATGGGTTTGGCTGCCGACTACTCTTCAAAAACTTTTGAAGCGGTGGAGTGGCCGAACCGTGGGGCTTACGGAAACTACATGTCTCTTAAAGGCAAGGCGCTCAATAAACTTACCGGCAGTCCTTTGCATTCCTTGCTTGAAGGCTTTGGTGGTCCTCAAGGGGGAAGGGTCAAAGGTCGGGATTTAAAGACCCGCAACCGTGATGCCTTTGACTTAGCGCAAGCGCGCTTACGTGCTTATGCTCAGTCCGATTTCGCGGGCTCGACAGTTCTAGCAAAAAATCTTTCCAATGCTTCGGATCTTATGAAAAAAGGCATCGGCAATATCGATGGATATTGGACAGCGGCCGTGAACAGATATCGCAGGATCATTGAATCCAGCATGCGCCAATCAGGTCTTGTTGGTATCAGTGATATCCCTTTGATTTCGGACCAAGGAAATTTCTGGCGTGTGCACGTTGCTGACGGAAATCGGGGTCTTACAGTGCATCCCGATTTTGATATGAGAAGTGCCGTTTCAACAATGACTGAGTCCGGTGGTCTTAGCGAAGGCTTGGCATTAGCAGAGTATGTTTTAAAAGAAGGTCTCGTGAGTTCACTCAACATTCAAGTGGGTGATTTGAACAACGTGACTTTGCGTGATGCTGCGAACGGCGTCACGATGGCGCATACAGGAATTAAAGACATGCACGAAACCGGGGCTATCCCAGCGGTGTTGCTAACGACAGCTTACTATCGCGCATTGGCAGCAGGTCTTTTAGAGTTGATTGATCAATTGAAGAAAACAAAAGTGAACAACACAGATCTTTGGTCTGAAACTGTTGTGCAAATTATTTCTGAATTCAATCGCAGTGCGCGTGCCAATGGGACGGGCAGTGACCATGGTTTCAATCAAATGGTCACAAGTGTTTATACAGGCGCTTTCTCGAATGGTCCTTACGTCGTCGGCAATATCAGTAAAGGTGGTCATGGCGGTGGTTACACGGGGACTCAAGGTATTGGAGCCGCAATTGATGGTTACAATCAAGCGGGTCGCCCCACGCCGACGATGGCAGCTTCGACAGTGGCAGCCCTTTTACGTGTCCCCAAAAATCCTTACGAAAACTTGGCAGCGCCGTTGGTTGAACTTTCAGGCAACAGCCTGCGTGTTATGAAAACAGCAAAGATTGTGGGGTAA
- the folE gene encoding GTP cyclohydrolase I FolE, with translation MAKTTKKKSAKVSKKLPPVDPSSPHEVAIAVKQILDNVRPTPMIHNGLSNEEKIEKITEKFVDIMETLGLDLADDSLRETPRRVAKMYVNEVFSGLDPKKFPKMTVIENKMNYDQMIVVQNISCLSFCEHHFLPIDGFATVAYIPSKKVIGLSKINRIVQYFGRRPQVQERLTKQIADCLQYILGTEHVAVHINAKHYCVVMRGIEDTGSTTSTADLRGHFKTRMETREEFLQHCRTK, from the coding sequence ATGGCTAAAACAACAAAGAAAAAGTCGGCAAAAGTCTCTAAAAAACTGCCTCCTGTAGACCCCTCTTCACCGCATGAAGTTGCGATCGCCGTAAAGCAGATCCTGGATAATGTGCGTCCGACGCCGATGATCCACAATGGTCTTTCAAACGAAGAAAAGATCGAAAAAATCACCGAAAAATTCGTCGATATCATGGAGACGTTGGGACTGGATCTTGCCGACGACAGTCTTCGCGAGACTCCGCGTCGCGTGGCTAAAATGTATGTGAACGAAGTTTTTAGTGGTCTAGATCCTAAGAAGTTCCCGAAAATGACAGTTATTGAAAACAAAATGAATTACGATCAAATGATCGTGGTCCAAAATATCAGCTGTCTTTCTTTCTGCGAGCATCACTTCCTACCGATCGATGGTTTTGCCACCGTGGCTTATATTCCAAGTAAAAAAGTGATCGGTCTTTCCAAGATCAATCGCATTGTGCAGTACTTCGGACGTCGCCCTCAGGTGCAAGAACGCCTGACAAAGCAGATCGCCGACTGTTTGCAATACATCTTGGGGACTGAGCATGTCGCCGTTCACATCAATGCCAAACACTACTGCGTGGTGATGAGAGGTATTGAAGACACGGGGAGTACGACTTCCACGGCGGATCTTCGCGGGCACTTTAAAACTCGCATGGAAACGCGCGAAGAGTTCTTGCAGCACTGCCGTACGAAATAA
- a CDS encoding VOC family protein, translating into MSLLITSITINTPHLQDMLGFYGIIGFQFTASKVDKGSEVHRALHNGVEFSLYSIKNAQKAQIPSLQLGFRITDLERTVGELMKIPGSMCILDPTEMPDGKKAIVLDPDGHSIELCEI; encoded by the coding sequence ATGAGTTTGTTAATCACTTCTATCACAATAAACACCCCGCATCTACAAGACATGCTGGGATTCTATGGAATAATCGGCTTTCAATTTACAGCGTCAAAAGTTGATAAGGGAAGTGAAGTGCATCGTGCCCTTCACAATGGAGTTGAATTTTCTTTGTATTCCATCAAAAACGCTCAAAAAGCTCAAATCCCGAGCTTGCAGTTGGGTTTTAGAATTACAGATTTAGAACGTACTGTCGGTGAGTTGATGAAAATTCCAGGCAGCATGTGTATTTTGGACCCAACAGAGATGCCAGACGGAAAAAAGGCGATTGTCTTAGATCCAGACGGTCATTCCATCGAACTTTGTGAAATATAA